In the genome of Puniceibacterium sp. IMCC21224, one region contains:
- a CDS encoding tyrosine-type recombinase/integrase, translating to MKLRDAIEHYVAWRQAHGVKFVTARNLLRQFLQHADGDAGCDAVTCAQVQAFLAGTGPVTRHRENKNYALAGFWRYAISRGYALSSPLPESERRPPLQAPPHIYSRDQLQRLFDPDHIDNALQGSRQLDSATFRTLLLMLYGAGLRFGEATALTLSDVDTAEAILTIRDTKFQKSRLVPVGPQLAGILDTHLSVRPVNGVAESATSFLLANRDGTRLSSSTVQTAFDRLRRVADVHGRAGGRENPRLHDLRHSFAVHRLMAWYRQGADVQRLLPALSTYLGHSDLEGTKVYLTMTPNLLAQASLRFARYAGGGSDARP from the coding sequence ATGAAGCTGAGGGATGCGATCGAACACTACGTGGCATGGCGGCAGGCGCACGGCGTCAAGTTCGTGACGGCGCGGAACCTGCTTCGACAGTTCCTTCAGCACGCCGATGGCGACGCCGGATGCGACGCGGTCACATGCGCGCAGGTCCAAGCCTTCCTCGCCGGGACGGGCCCCGTTACCCGGCACCGCGAAAACAAAAACTACGCGCTGGCCGGGTTCTGGCGCTACGCGATCAGCCGCGGCTATGCCCTCTCGTCGCCGCTTCCTGAAAGCGAGCGGCGCCCACCATTGCAGGCACCGCCACATATCTACAGCCGGGATCAGCTGCAGCGCCTCTTCGACCCGGATCACATCGACAATGCCTTGCAAGGTTCCCGGCAACTCGACTCCGCGACGTTCCGGACCCTGCTGCTGATGCTCTACGGTGCCGGGCTGCGGTTCGGCGAGGCGACTGCTCTAACCCTGTCTGATGTGGATACGGCGGAGGCGATCCTCACGATCCGCGATACGAAGTTCCAAAAGAGCAGGTTGGTTCCCGTGGGTCCGCAGCTTGCGGGAATACTGGATACCCACCTCTCGGTTCGGCCCGTCAACGGGGTCGCGGAGAGTGCCACGTCGTTCCTGCTCGCCAACCGAGACGGCACGCGGCTTTCCAGCAGTACCGTTCAGACCGCCTTCGATCGCCTGAGACGCGTTGCGGACGTGCATGGCAGGGCCGGCGGGCGGGAGAACCCGCGTCTGCATGACCTCCGGCACAGCTTTGCGGTTCACAGGCTGATGGCCTGGTACCGGCAGGGAGCGGATGTGCAGCGGTTGCTGCCCGCGCTCTCCACCTATCTCGGCCATTCCGACCTCGAAGGCACGAAGGTCTATCTGACGATGACGCCGAACCTCCTCGCGCAGGCCTCGCTGCGCTTTGCGCGCTATGCCGGAGGAGGGTCGGATGCCAGACCGTGA
- a CDS encoding toprim domain-containing protein: MAGDAAELSRRLARDAEAVCRHYLPNGQRQGQYWTVGDARNTPGRSMFVRLKGPEAGPGAAGHWTDAATSEHGDLLDVIRESCGLASFGDVAEEARRFLSLPRVDPVPTINPAPARAAMGSPEAARRLIAMAQPIRGTPVETYLAGRGIMPVHGAGALRYHPRCYYRPDDGGSAQRRPAMIAAVTDLQGRITGAHRTWLAPDGSAKAAVPTPRRAMGNLLGHAVRFGAAEDVLVVGEGIETMLSLRAALPGMPMAAALSASHLAALRLPPSVRRLYIARDVDAAGTRAAATQAELASSAGIEVLTLSPRHGDFNDDLTVHGLDDLRAAIRPQIAPEDVDRFLGR, from the coding sequence ATGGCTGGCGATGCAGCAGAGCTTTCGCGCCGCCTCGCACGGGACGCTGAGGCCGTGTGTCGGCATTACCTTCCCAACGGGCAACGACAGGGTCAGTACTGGACCGTCGGCGATGCGCGTAACACGCCGGGGCGGTCGATGTTCGTCCGGCTGAAGGGGCCGGAGGCGGGCCCCGGTGCGGCCGGTCATTGGACCGACGCCGCTACGTCGGAGCACGGCGATCTGCTCGACGTGATCCGGGAGAGCTGCGGCCTCGCCTCTTTCGGCGATGTCGCCGAGGAGGCACGTCGCTTTCTGAGCCTCCCGCGGGTCGACCCCGTCCCGACCATCAATCCTGCACCTGCCCGTGCCGCGATGGGATCGCCCGAAGCGGCGCGGCGGCTGATCGCGATGGCGCAGCCGATCCGGGGCACACCGGTCGAGACCTATCTGGCCGGTCGTGGCATCATGCCGGTCCATGGCGCGGGGGCGTTGCGGTATCATCCACGCTGCTATTATCGGCCCGACGATGGCGGATCAGCGCAGCGGCGTCCGGCGATGATCGCAGCCGTGACCGACCTGCAAGGCAGGATCACAGGGGCGCACCGCACCTGGCTCGCGCCGGACGGCTCGGCCAAGGCCGCGGTCCCCACACCCCGGCGGGCCATGGGCAACCTTCTTGGCCATGCCGTGCGCTTTGGGGCGGCAGAGGATGTCCTTGTCGTCGGCGAAGGCATCGAGACGATGCTGTCGCTGCGGGCGGCGCTGCCGGGCATGCCGATGGCCGCCGCGCTGTCGGCAAGCCATCTCGCCGCGCTCAGGCTGCCCCCGTCCGTGCGTCGGCTCTATATCGCCCGCGATGTCGACGCAGCGGGCACCAGAGCCGCCGCGACCCAGGCCGAACTAGCGAGCAGTGCGGGCATCGAGGTGCTGACGCTCTCGCCTCGTCACGGCGACTTCAACGACGATCTGACGGTCCACGGCCTCGACGACCTGCGCGCGGCGATCCGGCCCCAGATCGCGCCCGAAGATGTCGACCGGTTCCTCGGCAGATGA
- a CDS encoding tyrosine-type recombinase/integrase, whose product MPDRDLIGPWLRRFLTEYIVSERNLARNTRASYRDTFKLLLPFASQKVRKPIERLAMQDLTSALLLKFLAHLEQERGCSVRTRNQRLAAIRAFARFVGSRDPAHIEWCGHIRAIAAKKAIAPPVGWLTREEMEAMLAVPDRKTHRGQSEYALLLFLYNTGARVSEVTQLTVRDLTLNRDRGGHDLATLHGKGGKIRQCPLWPETERVLTEQILGRAPEAPVFLSRLGHAYTRFGVYRLVERCAADVPRLAGRTVTPHVIRHTTACHLVLAGVDINTIRAWLGHVSISTTNIYAEIDLTLKANAVALCEVGSPGPKRRWKEDKDLMAFLNGL is encoded by the coding sequence ATGCCAGACCGTGATCTCATTGGGCCATGGCTGCGGCGCTTCCTGACCGAGTATATCGTCAGCGAGCGCAATCTGGCCCGGAACACCCGCGCCAGCTATCGTGACACATTCAAGCTGCTCCTGCCCTTCGCGAGCCAAAAGGTCCGGAAGCCCATCGAACGCCTGGCCATGCAGGACCTCACCTCCGCACTTCTTCTGAAGTTCCTTGCCCATCTCGAGCAGGAGCGCGGATGTTCCGTCAGGACGCGCAATCAGCGGCTCGCCGCCATCCGGGCCTTCGCCCGCTTTGTGGGAAGCCGCGATCCCGCACACATCGAATGGTGCGGCCACATCCGCGCGATCGCCGCGAAGAAGGCGATCGCGCCGCCGGTCGGCTGGCTGACGCGGGAGGAGATGGAGGCGATGCTCGCGGTTCCGGACCGCAAGACCCATCGAGGGCAGAGCGAATACGCGCTCCTTCTCTTCCTCTACAATACCGGAGCCCGGGTCTCCGAGGTCACGCAACTGACGGTTCGGGATCTGACCCTGAACCGCGACAGAGGTGGGCACGATCTAGCCACTCTGCACGGCAAGGGCGGCAAGATACGCCAATGCCCGCTCTGGCCGGAAACGGAGCGAGTCCTGACGGAACAGATCCTCGGCCGTGCGCCCGAGGCCCCGGTGTTCCTCAGCAGGCTCGGCCATGCCTATACACGGTTCGGCGTGTATAGGCTGGTCGAGCGTTGCGCTGCCGATGTGCCTCGACTGGCGGGTCGGACGGTGACCCCACACGTCATTAGGCACACGACGGCCTGCCATCTCGTGCTCGCCGGCGTCGACATCAACACCATCCGTGCTTGGCTCGGCCACGTGTCAATCAGCACCACGAACATCTATGCCGAGATCGACCTCACGCTGAAGGCAAATGCCGTGGCGCTTTGCGAGGTCGGCTCTCCGGGACCGAAAAGGCGGTGGAAGGAGGACAAGGACCTCATGGCCTTCCTGAATGGCCTGTAA